A single window of Halobacillus naozhouensis DNA harbors:
- a CDS encoding cysteine hydrolase family protein produces MNRALIVIDYTIDFVAKEGALTCGEPGRNIEDSLVRLTEMFIKSEDYVVLAVDVHEESDPYHPETDLFPPHNIRGTEGRRLYGDLMSLFDDNRSSVYFMDKTRYSAFHATDLDMKLRDRGINEIHLAGVCTDICVLHTAVDAYNLGYQIVVHKDAAASFNKHGHEWALEHFKQVLGASVV; encoded by the coding sequence ATGAATCGCGCACTTATTGTGATCGATTATACGATTGATTTTGTCGCAAAAGAAGGCGCACTTACGTGTGGGGAACCTGGCAGGAACATAGAAGACTCTCTCGTACGCCTTACTGAGATGTTTATAAAGAGCGAGGATTATGTCGTGCTGGCAGTTGATGTGCATGAAGAAAGCGACCCTTATCATCCAGAGACAGACTTGTTTCCGCCCCACAATATTCGCGGGACAGAAGGAAGGCGTTTATATGGTGACTTGATGTCCTTATTTGATGATAACCGTTCTTCCGTTTATTTCATGGATAAAACGCGTTATAGTGCTTTCCATGCCACAGACTTAGATATGAAACTCCGTGATCGGGGGATCAACGAAATTCACTTAGCTGGAGTTTGCACAGATATTTGTGTCCTCCATACAGCTGTGGATGCTTATAATTTAGGATATCAGATCGTCGTGCACAAAGATGCGGCAGCTAGCTTTAATAAGCATGGTCATGAGTGGGCTTTGGAGCATTTTAAGCAGGTACTTGGGGCATCAGTTGTATAA
- a CDS encoding MGMT family protein has product MKPFTEKVIAIIMEIPEGRVMTYGQIARVAGSPRAARQVVRVLHSMSRKYHLPWHRVINSKGEIAIQDEESAMEQQLSLESEGVVVINKVVDLTTYQHRIERK; this is encoded by the coding sequence TTGAAACCTTTTACAGAAAAAGTGATAGCGATTATTATGGAAATTCCCGAGGGACGCGTGATGACGTACGGACAAATCGCTCGTGTCGCCGGAAGTCCGCGTGCGGCGAGACAAGTTGTCCGGGTACTTCATTCCATGAGCAGAAAATATCATTTGCCATGGCACAGAGTCATCAATTCCAAGGGAGAAATTGCAATTCAAGATGAAGAATCAGCAATGGAGCAGCAGCTTTCCCTTGAAAGCGAAGGCGTTGTCGTTATTAATAAAGTAGTCGACTTAACTACATATCAACACAGAATTGAAAGGAAATGA
- a CDS encoding rhodanese-related sulfurtransferase has protein sequence MSSKDYRVLLYYKYVDLPDYEEYCANHLKYCKDLGLRGRIIVAPEGINGTVSGTVEQVEQYMEYVRSDERFTDIHFKIDEHEGHAFKKMHCRVKPELVNWSIDNDDIDPKKFGGQHLKPKEFYEMLQDEETVVIDGRNEYEYRIGHFRNAIQPEVEHSREFPKWIAENADQWKDKKVLTYCTGGIRCEKLTGILKKNGVEDVYQLEGGINTYGKDPEVKGQLFDGKMYVFDERISVPINQVEEKVVAECEHCGKTEDRMINCSNPVCNRQFVCCAECEEEHHAACTTECREHPENRWDVVRKKQIDKYDRIEN, from the coding sequence ATGAGCTCAAAAGATTACCGAGTTCTATTATATTACAAGTATGTTGACCTGCCTGACTATGAGGAATATTGTGCAAACCATTTGAAGTACTGCAAAGATCTAGGTCTGCGCGGCCGAATCATTGTCGCTCCCGAGGGAATCAACGGAACGGTTTCCGGCACAGTGGAGCAGGTAGAACAGTATATGGAGTATGTCCGCTCAGACGAACGTTTTACAGACATTCATTTTAAAATTGACGAACACGAAGGACATGCGTTTAAGAAAATGCATTGCCGTGTCAAGCCTGAGCTTGTTAACTGGAGCATTGATAATGATGATATTGATCCGAAAAAATTCGGCGGCCAACATCTGAAGCCGAAGGAATTTTATGAAATGCTTCAAGATGAAGAGACGGTTGTGATTGACGGGCGTAATGAATATGAGTACCGCATCGGTCATTTCCGTAATGCGATTCAACCTGAGGTAGAGCACTCTCGCGAATTTCCAAAGTGGATCGCGGAGAATGCCGACCAGTGGAAGGATAAAAAAGTTCTCACCTACTGCACCGGCGGGATTCGCTGTGAGAAGTTAACAGGTATTTTGAAGAAAAACGGTGTTGAGGACGTCTATCAGCTTGAAGGCGGCATTAATACGTATGGAAAAGATCCGGAAGTTAAAGGACAGCTTTTTGACGGGAAAATGTATGTATTTGATGAGCGTATTTCCGTACCTATTAATCAGGTAGAGGAAAAAGTCGTTGCTGAGTGTGAACACTGCGGAAAAACTGAAGATCGCATGATTAATTGTAGCAACCCTGTATGTAATCGTCAGTTTGTGTGCTGTGCTGAGTGTGAAGAAGAACATCATGCTGCTTGTACAACTGAGTGTAGAGAACACCCTGAGAATCGCTGGGATGTTGTCCGTAAGAAGCAAATAGATAAATATGATCGTATCGAAAACTAA
- the thiD gene encoding bifunctional hydroxymethylpyrimidine kinase/phosphomethylpyrimidine kinase has product MSIPRTLTIAGSAAQGSAGIQADLKTFQELGVYGMSAITAIVANNSTTEQGIFTQPLEAIEAQIYASMEHVGPNALKTGMLFTEPIIKQTSELIAASSVKEVVVDPVMIGKMGSQLLQDEAIETLIEHLLPLATIITPNLQEAARILDEPAPESPEEMEEAARNLYELGPKYVLLKGGSLTNHHAIDILYDGSTLRRYGSERIDTIHTSGAGCTYSAAITAELAKGKTVEEAVTTAKSFVTSAIRHALSFNRGIGSTNHAAHRKYENK; this is encoded by the coding sequence ATGAGTATACCACGAACACTAACGATCGCAGGATCAGCAGCACAGGGAAGCGCCGGCATCCAAGCCGACCTAAAAACCTTCCAAGAACTAGGAGTTTATGGCATGAGCGCGATCACAGCCATCGTTGCCAACAACTCAACAACCGAACAAGGTATTTTCACCCAGCCCCTCGAAGCCATAGAAGCACAGATTTATGCTTCTATGGAGCACGTCGGACCCAATGCACTGAAAACCGGCATGCTTTTCACCGAACCCATTATCAAACAGACAAGTGAGCTGATCGCTGCTTCTTCGGTAAAAGAGGTCGTGGTCGACCCAGTTATGATTGGGAAAATGGGGTCACAGCTGCTCCAGGATGAGGCCATCGAAACGCTGATCGAGCACCTGCTGCCCCTCGCAACAATTATCACACCCAATTTGCAAGAAGCAGCGCGAATTTTAGATGAGCCTGCACCAGAGTCGCCGGAAGAAATGGAGGAGGCCGCCCGGAATCTTTACGAGCTTGGTCCCAAATACGTGCTCCTTAAAGGCGGTTCGCTTACTAACCATCACGCCATCGATATTCTGTATGATGGAAGCACCTTGAGACGTTATGGATCAGAGCGCATTGATACGATTCATACAAGTGGGGCAGGCTGTACCTATTCAGCAGCAATCACTGCAGAGCTTGCAAAAGGAAAAACGGTAGAGGAAGCTGTCACAACAGCTAAGTCATTCGTAACCAGTGCCATCCGTCACGCTTTATCCTTTAACCGCGGAATTGGCTCAACCAACCATGCCGCCCACCGTAAATACGAAAACAAGTAG
- a CDS encoding MFS transporter — protein MWFANFFIAGSITMVLPFLSLYIDELGDFSSSFVQTWSGLVFGITFVTAFIFSPIWGRIGDKYGRRNILIISATGLALSVLLMGFATTVWQLFLLRLFMGIFTGFIPMSQALIATQTPKRIAGQVLGTLQTGSITGSLLGPMLGGFIADSIGYGTTFQFVSITVFLSAFIVFFGIHEQKVEKEDEDEKSSYSSREVIQHIVKQPVLLMVMIISMFVQIAHFSIQPILSLYVGELHGPANLALFSGIAFSAAGLGNLLMAKRWGRLADRMGYVKILVFLLFMAGIVYIPAAFVTNIWQLVALRFLLGVSIGGIIPVRTAYIRQEAPLAMQGEVLGYNTSLRFLGNIIGPAMGGMLSGIYGFSAVFFVTSGLLILCGAVMFLTMHKNSESVRHAHSV, from the coding sequence ATGTGGTTCGCCAACTTTTTCATAGCTGGCAGTATTACGATGGTTTTACCGTTCTTATCTTTATACATTGATGAACTAGGCGACTTCTCCAGCTCATTCGTACAAACATGGTCAGGACTTGTATTCGGAATTACCTTTGTTACGGCTTTTATTTTTTCACCAATTTGGGGGCGAATTGGCGATAAATATGGAAGACGCAACATCTTGATCATCTCTGCAACAGGGCTTGCTTTGTCCGTATTATTGATGGGGTTCGCAACAACAGTTTGGCAGCTGTTCCTGCTCCGACTGTTCATGGGAATTTTCACTGGGTTCATACCGATGTCTCAAGCGTTAATTGCCACTCAGACACCGAAGCGCATTGCCGGGCAAGTGCTTGGCACCCTGCAAACCGGGAGTATTACGGGAAGCTTGCTTGGCCCGATGCTTGGCGGCTTTATTGCAGACTCCATTGGATATGGTACAACGTTTCAATTTGTATCGATAACTGTTTTTCTATCTGCCTTCATTGTGTTCTTCGGGATTCATGAACAAAAGGTGGAGAAAGAAGATGAGGATGAAAAGTCGAGCTACTCTTCTCGGGAAGTTATTCAGCACATCGTGAAACAGCCAGTACTTCTGATGGTGATGATTATTTCAATGTTTGTGCAGATTGCCCATTTCAGCATTCAGCCGATCCTATCACTTTACGTTGGGGAATTGCATGGGCCGGCGAACTTGGCCTTATTTTCCGGAATTGCCTTTTCGGCAGCTGGTCTCGGAAATTTGTTAATGGCCAAGCGCTGGGGGCGTCTTGCCGATCGAATGGGTTACGTGAAAATCCTTGTTTTCCTATTATTTATGGCAGGGATTGTTTATATCCCCGCAGCGTTTGTAACGAATATCTGGCAGCTCGTAGCGTTACGTTTCTTGCTCGGTGTTTCCATTGGCGGAATCATCCCTGTTCGAACAGCATATATTCGTCAGGAGGCTCCCTTGGCTATGCAAGGTGAAGTGCTCGGTTACAATACAAGTCTTCGCTTTTTAGGAAATATTATTGGACCGGCAATGGGTGGTATGTTGTCAGGGATCTATGGATTTTCGGCAGTGTTTTTCGTGACGAGCGGATTACTGATTTTGTGCGGAGCGGTTATGTTTTTGACCATGCACAAAAACTCTGAATCGGTTCGGCACGCTCATTCTGTCTAA
- a CDS encoding Type 1 glutamine amidotransferase-like domain-containing protein: MTDTHLFLFGGSPPMTELLANRFAETLRDKKGTIALLYIEREGSEEYLPKYSLTLRDYAPELEIFSLPIEASYTKEQLNQLRDSSGIIIGGGDTLAYYNYIVETEVAEVIQDQFQKGVPVAGFSAGALISPENCVISPKDNPKEITLYQRGLGLLMDGVLSAHYLKWKEQDQLKKVITHTDVGFGYGIADESGIYFENQKLTTIEGYVHIENNSTSGHPYSG, translated from the coding sequence GTGACAGATACTCATTTGTTTTTGTTTGGCGGCAGTCCACCTATGACCGAACTATTGGCTAACCGTTTTGCAGAAACACTAAGAGACAAGAAGGGAACTATAGCTCTTTTATACATAGAACGGGAAGGTTCCGAAGAGTACCTCCCCAAATATTCACTAACTCTACGGGACTATGCTCCAGAGCTAGAAATTTTCTCGCTGCCAATAGAAGCTTCCTATACAAAGGAACAACTAAACCAATTGAGAGACTCCAGTGGGATTATAATTGGTGGTGGGGATACATTAGCCTACTATAACTATATTGTGGAAACAGAGGTGGCTGAGGTCATTCAAGATCAATTTCAGAAAGGGGTACCTGTTGCGGGGTTCTCAGCAGGAGCCCTAATTTCGCCAGAGAATTGTGTGATCTCACCAAAGGATAATCCTAAAGAGATTACCTTATACCAACGAGGACTGGGCTTACTCATGGATGGTGTCTTATCAGCCCATTACCTGAAGTGGAAAGAACAAGATCAATTGAAAAAGGTGATCACTCATACCGATGTTGGGTTCGGCTACGGCATTGCAGACGAATCCGGAATCTATTTCGAGAACCAAAAGCTCACTACAATCGAAGGATATGTCCATATAGAAAATAATTCCACCTCAGGTCATCCATATTCTGGATAA